In the genome of Bosea sp. ANAM02, the window GGCTCCGGTCAAGGGCACGGTGGTGAAGCTGCGCTATCATACCTCCGGCGGCGTGATCGAAGCCGGCAAGAACATCATGGAGATCGTCTCGCTGCAGGACGAGCTCATCATCGAGGCGCGCGTGCGCCCGCAGGACATAGACAAGATCAAGCACAGCCAGCTCGCCAGCGTGCGGCTGACCGCGCTCAACCAGCGCGTCACGCCCATGGTCAGCGGGCGCGTCATCTACATCTCGGCCGATGCGCTGCCCGACGAGAAGCAGCGCGCCTATCCCGGCGTTCCCGATCTCTATGTCGTGCGCGCCCGTCTCGATCCAAATGGCGTGGCCGCCATCCCCGACTTCCAGCCGACGCCGGGAATGCCCGCCGACGTCTATATCCAGACGCATGAGCGCACGTTCTTCGAGTATCTGATGCAGCCGCTGAAGGACAGCATGGCCCGCGCCTTCCGCGAGACCTGATGTCCGGCGCGTCGACCGGCATGATCGCCCTCAGGCCGGTCGGGACGGCGGTTTCCCTGGTGCTCCCCGCGCCAGGGAAACTGTGCGCCGTCCGAGCCGCCGCGTTTCCATCGCGCGGCAGCTAGCCATATTTGCGGCCCGCGGTGAGATGGCCGGGACGCCAGCCGAGCTTGTCCTCGATGCGCCGGGCGGCGTCCTTCACCGCCTCGACGAAATTCGCATGCTCCTCGGTCACGCGGAACTCCGGCAGCACGATCGACACGGTGATCGGGCAGGCGCCGGCCTCGTCCAGCACGGGCGCTGCGATACAGGCGACCGCGTAGTCCGATTCACCGGCCTGGATCCACACGCCCGTGGCGAGGGCCTCGCGTGATTGATCCAGCAGAAGCGCCGTGTCCGTGACGGCGCGTCCGGTCGGCGAGGCCTTGGCGCTCTTGCGGAAGAGGGCGGTCCGCTCGGCCTCGTCGAGCCCGGCGACGAGCAATCGGCCGGAAGCCGTCCAGTTCAGGGGCACGCGCGTGCCGACGCGGGAGGTGATGACGAAATGGCCGGGGCCTTCGGCCATCGCCTCGACCACCATCATGCCGCCGTCGCGGCCGCAGATCTGCACGGTCTCGCCGACCTCGCGCGCCAGCACATGCATCTCGTGCGTCGCGACATTGATGACCTGGAGATCGCGCGCATAGGCGAGGCCGTAATGGTAGAGCCGCGGCCCGAGCCAGACGCCGCCATCGCCGGAGCGCGCCAGCAGATTCTTGTCGAGAAGGTCCTCGACGATGGCATAGACCGTCGAGAGCGGTGCGCCGATCGCGCGGGCGACCTCGTAGGCGGTCTGGGCCCGGCCCTCCTGCTGGAGATGGTCGAGGATCTGCACGGCGCGGTCGATGCCGCTGACGCGCGAGCGCCGCGGCGTTGCGGCCTCCGCCTCGCTTCCCTTGACTGGCATCGTCGTGGCTTTGCTCATTTCCGGGCTTTCATGCCTGCCGCGTACCGTTTCAAACGGCATCGCCCCGCTTCGGTTTCCATCGGGGCCAACCTCTCTCCCTTGCCGGGCGTTTCGTCAACGCCAGGACAGGCCGTGGCTGTGCCGGACGAGCCGGCGCGGACGCGGCACATAGCGGCTGGAAGCGATCGCCTCCGCGCCGATCACCGCGTGGCGCGGCTCGAACAGCCGGGTCAGGCGCGAGACGTCGCCATTGGAATCGGTCGCTTCGAGATCGCCGTCGATCAGGTCGAAGATCGTGAAATCGGCGCGCTCGCCGACGGTCAGCCGGTCGGTCATGTCGAGCTTGATCACCGAGGCCGGCGCATGGGTCACGGCCTGGATGATCGCGTCGAAGGGCATGCCGACCGACAGCAGCTTCGACATCGTCGTCGCCAGGTCCCAGACCGGGAAGTTCATGCAGCGGTTGTGCAGATCGGTCGAGATCGAGAACGGCATCAGCCCGCGCTGGATCGCGGCTTCCGCCACCTTGAAGGAGAAGGAGGCGCCGCCATGGCCGATATCGAGCCGCACGCCTTCGCTCGCGCAGCGCTCCGCCAGCTTGAACAGGTCCTCGTCCTCCAGGATGCTCGACCCGGCCTTGCCGTTGAAGCAATGGGTGACGACGTCGCCCGGCCCGAGAATCTCCAGCACCTCGTCGTAGAGGGCGGGCGGCTCGCCGACATGGACCATCATCGGCAGCTTGAGAATCTTCGCGATCTTCTTGCCGAGCTTGACCGGCGTCACGCCCCAGGAGCCGGTGATGACATGGCTTGCCCGCACCTTGAGGCCGACAATATGTTCGCTGTTCTCCTCATAGCATTCGATGATGCGGTCGAGGTCGATATCCCCAATGTCGCGCAGTTCCGGCACGCGGTTGCAGGCGACGAGCCCGATCGAGCCGAGATTGAGGAAGGCCTTGATCCGCTCGCGCGCCGGCTCGATGACATATTCGCGGAAGCCGTGGAAATTGGCTTCGCCGGCCGAGCCCGCGTCGACCATGGTGGTGACGCCGCGCTCGGCCCCGCAATCGCTCGGCCGGAGCGAGATGTCGGTTCCGCCATGCCAGACATGGACGTGAAGGTCGATCCAGCCCGGCGAGACGAAGGCGCCCTTGCCGTCGATCCGCCCGGCATCGGCCGGCGCCGCCAGGCCTGCGCCGATCGCGGCGATCCTGCCGTCGCCGCCGACCAGAATGTCGGTGGCCGTGGCCGGGATCGCCGGCCCGAAGGCGACCGGCTTCACATTGGCGATCAGCTGCGGCTGCCGCGTGGCGGTCTTCATGTTCAGAGGTCCTTCCGCAGGCGCGGATCGAGCAGGTCGCGCAGGCCGTCGCCCACCATCTGCAGGGAGAGCACGGCGAGCACGATGGCGAGACCGGGGAAATAGGTCATCCAGTCGGCCTGGCCGATATATTGCCGGCCGGACGAGATCATCGTGCCCCAAGTCGGGATGTCCGGGCTGACGCCGAGCCCGAGGAAGGAGAGCCCGGCCTCGGCCAGCATGGCGCTGGCGAAGATGAAGGTGGCCTGCACCGTGATCGGCGAGACGATGTTCGGCAGGACATGCCGGACCATGATCCGCGCGGTCGAATTGCCGAAGGCGCGCGCCGCCTCGACATAGGGCAATTCGCGGATCACCAGCGTCGCGGCCCGCACGATGCGCGCGAGCCTCGGCGCATAGACGATCGAGAGCGCGATGATGACCGTCATCAGCGAGGGGCCGAGCGCCGCGACCAGCGCGATCGCCAGCAGAATGTCGGGGAAGGCCATCATCGCGTCGATCAGGCGCGCGATCGGCGTATCCAGCCGCTTGAAGAAGCCGGCGATCAGGCCGAGCGTCACGCCGATCAGCGAGGACAGCACGACCACGGCGGCGCCGACCGAGAGCGACAGCCGGCCCGCATAGAGCATGCGCGAGAAGATGTCGCGGCCGAACTCGTCCGTGCCGAACCAGTAGACGCCGGAGGGCGGCTTCAGCCGGTTGACGATCGAGAGCTTGCCCGGCGCATAGGGCGCGAGCAGCGGCGCCAGCGCCGCCAGCAGCACGAAGACGATCAGGATCGCGAGGCCGATCGCCACCATGCGGCGCTTCAGCAGATCGCGCAGGAAGGTCCGGCCGCGGTTCGGCGCCGGTGCGTCGGGAGCGAGGTCGGTCATCAGTAGCGCACCCTTGGATCGACCAGCAGGTAGAGCATGTCGATCGCGAAATTGATCAGGACATACAGGCCGGCGATCACGAGCAGCGCACCCTGGATCACCGGATAGTCGCGCCGGAGCACGGCCGAGACCACGAGGTTGCCGACGCCGGGCAGGCCGAACACGGTCTCGGTCACGACCGCGCCGGAGATCAGCACGGCGGCGGTGAGGCCGAGCACGGTCAGGATCGGGATCAGCGCGTTCTTCAGCGCATGCTTGAGAACGACCTTCTGTTCGCCCAGGCCCTTGGCGCGGGCGGTGCGGATATAGTCGTCGCCGAGCACGTCGAGCATCGAGGCGCGGGTGAAGCGCATGATCAGCGCCGAGGAGACGAGCCCGAGCGCCACCGCCGGCAGGATCAGGTGCCTGATGCGTTCGAGCAGGCTGGTATCGGGGCCGCCATAGCCGGAGACCGGCAGCAGGCCCAGGCGCACCGCGAAGACCTGCATCAGGATGAGGCCGAGCCAGAAGCCGGGGATGCTGGCGCCGAGCATGGCTAGCGTCGTCGCAGCCTGGTCGACGAAGGAGCCGCGCCGGTAGGCGGCATAGATGCCGACCGGCAGGGCGATGACGCTCGCGATCGCCAGCGAAAGCAGCGTCAGGAAGAAGGTCGGCTCCGCCCGATCCATCAGCGCCGCGGTCACCGGCATGTTGAGGAAGATCGACTGGCCGAGATCGCCGCGCAGCAACTGCCCGACATAGATCACGTATTGCGAGAGGATCGAGCGATCGAGGCCAAGTCGCGTGCGCAGGTCGGCGACGTCCTGCGCGGTCGCTTCGGGGCCGAGCATCACCGCGGCGGGATCGCCCGGCGTGACGCGCACGATCACGAAGACGATCGTGACGACGAGCAGCATGACCGCGATCATGCCGGAGAGGCGTTGAAGGATGTAGCCGAGCATGACCTGACCGTCTCGTTGCCCGCCACCCGCCCGCGATCAGGCGGCCGGGTGGCGAGGGGGATCATTTCTTGAGGGTGACGTTCCAGAAATAGGGCCAGGGCGCCGGCACGACGCCGTCGAGCTTGGTGGATTTCGCCGAGAGGGCGTTGAAGTCGCCGATCTTGATGAAGGGCACCTCGTCATAAATCGTCTTCTGCACATTGGCCCAGAGCGCGGCGCGCTTGGCCGGATCCGCCTCCGAGGTGAAGGCATCGACGGCGGCCTTGCGGGCGGGGGTGTCCCACCAGCCGGGCGAGCTGGTCGACAGCGAGCCGATCAGCGCCGGCTCCGGCAGGAACGGGCTGTGGGTGATGTAGATCTCCCAGAGCGCCTTGTCGGTGCGCCGCTGGGTCAGCGTCGCCCAGTCGACGACCTGCAGATCGACGGTGAAGCCGGCGAGCTTGAGATATTCGGCCGCGACCTGCGCCATCTTGTAGTGGAATTCGTACTGGCGGCTGGTCAGGATGCGGATCGGCTCGCCCTTGTAGCCGGCGGCCTTCGCCGCGGCCTTGGCCTTGTCGGCATCGGCGAGGTTGTAGTTGCCGGCGACGCCGGCATCCGTGTTCCAGACATAGCCGGGCGGATAGATATTGCCGTCGAGCGCGTAGAATTCCTTGGTTCCGAACGCCGCCGCCAGCATGTCCTCCATGCTCAGCGCGGTACGGATCGCCTTGCGAACGGCCAGGTTCTTGGCCGCGCCCTCGGCGGTATTGAAGACGAAGACGGGGTAGCCGAAGGGCTTCAGGACCACGGGCTGCGAGGCTGCGCCCTTCAGCCGGTCGAAGGATTCCACCGGAAGCGAATCGACATAGGAATACTGGCCGGAGACCGCCGCCTCGATGCGGGTATTGGCATCCGGAACCGGCACGAAGCGGACCTCGTCGAGCAGAGGCTTCCGCGCCCCGCCATAGCCGTCGCCGGCGCCCTCGCGCGGCTTGTAGCCGGCGAAGCGGACAAGCTGGATATACTGGTCGGGCTTGCGCTCCTTGAGCATGTAGGGGCCGGTCCCGATGAAGTCCTTCATCGGCTCGTCCTGCTTCTTCGCGGGGATGATGATCGCCGCGGAGTTGTTGAAGGCGAGCAGAGACATCAGCGGCGCATAGGGCTGCTTCAGCGTGATCTTGAGCGAGCTCGGCCCGGCGGCCTCGACGCTCTCGATGAAGCCCGCCGCCTGCTTGCCGCGCGAGGCGAGCTTCATCCAGCGCTTCAGCGAGGCGACGGCGTCCTCGGCGGTGAGGTCCGAGCCGTCATGGAACTTCACGCCCGCCCTGAGCGCGATCGTATACTGCTTGCCGTCCGCGCTGATGGTGGGCAGCGCGTCCGCGAGCAGCGGCGTCACCTTCCAGCTCTTGTCGAAGGTGTAGAGCGTCTCGAAGACATGCTGGGTGATCGTCCCGACCAGGTCGGCGGTCGAGACCATCGGGTCCATGGTCGGCGGCTCGCCGACGGTCGCGATCGTGGCGATCCCGCCCGCCTCCTGAGCCGTGGCCAGGGACGGAGCGGTGAGCAGGCTGCAGGCGAGCAGGCATCCGAGCAGGCGTTTCATAGTCCCTCACATTCTCTTATTATGTATTAGAGTTCCCAATAACAGAATATTACTGGGCGGTAAACGTCAACGTTGGTGCCGATCAGTCAGGCCATTTCGCCAGCGAGGCGGCGCGCCGGTTGCGGCGTTCGATCAGCGGGCTTGAAATGATCGTGTTGCTGCGCCGCGCCGTCTCCAGTTCGGAAACGATGCGCTCGGCGACGATCTCCTCCTGGCCCGGATGCAGGTTGCAGGGGTCGAGGTAGAAATAGCCGTGCTCGACCTCGTGATCCCGGACGATCACCGGCTGGTCACCGCGGGCCAGCGCATCGGCGAGGTCCCAGGCGGTGATATGCGCCTGCTCGGGATCGATCGAGAGCTTCATCCGGTCGAGCGGGTTATGGGTCGGGTCGGGCTCGATCACGGCGGTGACGCCGGGCCGCTCGGTGAAGCGGGCGAGCCAGAGATCGAGCGCGCGCTGCTCGCGGGCCCTGATGCCGGCATGGTCGCGCTTCTCCCAGGCCTCCAGCGCGGCCATCGTGCCGAGCACGCTTTCCTTGCCGATCTTCATGCCGCGGCCGATGCCGCCATTCTGGATGAAGGCGGCGCGGACGAGGTCCTTGCGGCCGGCGACGATGCCGCCGGTCGGCCCGCCCAGGAACTTGTGGGAGGAATACAGCACGATGTCGGCGCCGGCTTCGAGGAAGCCGCGCAGATCGTATTCGGAGGCCGCGTCGACGATCACCGGCACGCCATGCTCGTGACAGACCGCCGCGAACTCGTCGAGCGGCATGAGCCCATACTGCACCGTGTGATGCGAGACGACATAGAGCGCCGCAGCCGTCCGCTCCGTGATCGCGCCGGCGAGCTGGTAGGCACGGGCGCTGGTGGCCTGTCCGACGACGACCGGCGTTGCGCCGGCGAGCCGGATCGCCTGATCGACGGGCGCCCCATAGCCGACCATATGGCCCATCATGATCACGACCTCGTCCTGAAGGTTGCTGGCATCCGGCAACTGCTCGACGGCATAGAGATCGTCGCCGGTCATGGCGCCGGCGATCGCGAGCGTGATCCCGGCCGAGCAGGAGGCGGTGACGAAGCCGGCCTCGCTGCCGCAGAGCCGCGCGATCACGGCGCTGGCCTTGCGCTGGAGATCGTCGATCTCGACGAATTGCGGCAGGATCGCCGTCATCGCCGCGATCGCCTCGGGCACGACGATCGAGGCGCCGAGCGAGGTCATCGTTCCCGAGACGTTGATGACGGGGCGCAGGCCCAGCGACGGGCGGATATCGGAAGCAGACATGGTGTTCTCCTGGAAAACGGGCAGTGGGGCTTGGGCCCCGATCATGAAACGGCGACGATCGCCTCGATCTCGACGGTGATCTGGCGGGGCAGCGAGCCGAAGCCGACGGCCGAACGGGCGTGCTTTCCGGCCTCGCCGAACACGGCGACGAAAAGGTCGGAGCAGCCGTTGATGACGGCGGGATGGTCGCTGAATTCTGGGGTGGCGTTGACCATGCCGAGCAGCTTGACGACACGCCTGACGCGGCCGAGATCGCCGAGCGCTTCATGCAGCACGGCGAGCAGGTTGAGCCCGGTCAGCCGGGCATGCTCATAGGCCTCGGCGACGCTGACGTCGCGGCCGACCTTGCCGGTATGGAGCCGGCCGTCCTCATGCGTCGGCCCCTGGCCGGAGAGGTAGATCAGGCCGCCTTCCTGGACATGGGTGGCGAAATTCCCGATCGGCCGCGGCAGCTCCGGCAGCGCGAGGCCGAGCTTCGCCAGCCGCTGGTAGGGCGTGGTGTCGGGGAGGGTGGACAGGACAGCGTTCATGGGTTCCTCAGGCCGAATCGGGACGGAACCCGGCGAAACGTGACAGGAAGGAGCGCAGCCGCTCATGCGGCTGCTCTCCGAAGACCTTTGCGGGCGGCGCGTCGATGACGATCCGGCCCTGGTCGGTGAAGACGACGCGGTCGGCGACGTCCCGCGCGAAGGCCATCTCATGGGTGACGAGGATCATGGTGCGGCCCTCGGCGGCGAGTTCCTGCACCACCGCGAGCACCTCGCCGACGAGCTCGGGGTCGAGCGCGGAGGTGATCTCGTCGAGCAGCAGCACCTTCGGCTCCATCGCGACGGCGCGGGCGATGCCGACGCGCTGCTGCTGGCCGCCCGACATCTGCGAGGGCATGGCATCGACCTTGGCCGCAAGCCCGACACGGGCGAGCCATTTCTCGGCGATGGCGCGCGCCTCGGCTTTGGAGCGCCCCCGCGACTTCATCAGGCCGAGCATGATGTTCTGCGCGGCGGTGAGATGCGGGAACAGGTTGAACTGCTGGAACACCATCGCCGCATCGACGCGGATCGCGGCGAGTTCGCGATCGTTGCGGCGCCTGCGGGCGCCCTCGCCGTCGCGATAGCCGACCTCGGTGCCGTCGATCCGGACCGAGCCGCCGTCATATTCCTCCAGGAAGTTGATGCAGCGCAGCAGCGTGGTCTTGCCGCTGCCGGAGGGGCCGATGATCGCGACGACCTCGCCTTTGCCGACGGTGAGATCGACACCCTTCAGCACCTGATTGGCGCCGAAGGACTTGGTCAGCCCCTCGATCGCGATCACCGGCGTCGCGGCGGAAGCACGGGCATCCGTCTCGGCCATGGATGCCTCCTTTCAGACGAAGCGCTTCTCGAGCCGGCGGCTGAGCGCCGAGAGCGGGAAGTTGATGGCGAAATACATCAGCGCGCCGATGAGATAGAGCGGCAGCGCCACATGGGTGCGCCCGATCACCTGCTGCAGCGACAGCATCAGGTCGACGATCCCCAGTAGCGAGACCAGCGAGGATCCCTTCACGGTGTCGACGACGCTGTTGACGAAGGGCGGGAGGAAACGGCGCACGGCCTGCGGCGCCAGCACATGCGTGAAGCGGTCGAACAGGGTGAGCCCGATCGCCTTGGCGGCTTCCGTCTGGCCGGTCGGGATCGACTGGAACGAGCCGCGGGTGATCTCGATGATCTGCGCCGATTTGAACGCCGTCAGCGCGACGATCGCTGCGAGCAGGCTCGGCAGATTCACCTTGATCGCCGGCAGGCCGTAATAGACGAAATAGAGCAGCACGAGGATCGGCACGCCGCGCACGAAATCGGCATAGAGCCGGATCGGCGCACGCGCCCAGAGCGGCCCGAAGGCGAGCACGCAGCCGAGCGGCAGGCCGACGATCAGCGACAGCACGATCACGCAGGCCGAGACCAGCAGGGTCGTCAGCAGGCCGTCGACGAGGAAGGGCAGGGTCTGGATCAGCGTCGCCATGCCGTCACCGCGCGATCGCGTAGCGCCGTTCGGCCAGGCGCAGTAGCAGCAGGATGGCGTAGCTGGTGATCAGGTAGATCGGCGTCGCCAGCAGATAGACCTCGACCGTGCGGAAGGTCTGGGTCTCGATCCAGCGCATGCCATAGGCGAGCTCCGGCACGGCGATGGCGGAGGCGATCGAGGTGTCCTTGAACAGCGAGACATAGGTGTTGGAGAGCGAGGGCAGGGCGATGCGCATCGCGGTCGGCAGGCGCACATGCCAGAGCACCTTCATCGGGGTGAGCCCGATCGACTTGCCGGCCTCGACCAGCCCGCGCGGCACGGCCTCCAGCCCCGCCCGCATGACCTCGACGAGATAGGCGCCGGAATAGATCGAGAGCGTGGCGACGAAGGAGGTCACGGCGTCATATTGCAGGTCGATGGCGCTGGGGATGCCGTAGAAGACGAGATAGACCAGCAGCAGCAGCGGCACGTTGCGGACGAATTCGACATAGGCCGCGATCAGCGGGCGCGCCCATTTCGGGCCGTCGAGACTGATCAGCGCGAGCACGAGGCCGATCGCCATGCCGATCGCGATGCTCACCGCCGCCAGTTCGAGGCTGAGCAGCAGCCCCTCGAACAGCTTGCCGGCATAGCGCCAGACGATCGCGAAGTTGAAATGGTAGTTCGCCATGGTCCCGAGGATCCGCCTGGATCAATTCAGGTTCTGATGGAAACACGCGGTCATCCCGGGCTTGACCCGGGATCCATGCCTGAACCTAGATCGAAAGCGTTCCGGAATGGATCCCGGATCTCCGCTTCGCTGCGTCCGGGATGACCCGCGTTTCCAGCACAACAAGATAGGCTCTAGCGCCGGGAAGGAAGGGCGCGGGCGCGCCCTTCCGTCTACGAAGCATGGGACGATCAGAAGCGCGGCAGGCCGGGCTGGCGCTGCGGCGGTTCGGCGCCGAAATACTCCTTCACCGCCGCGTCGTAGAGCTCGTTCTGGTGGCCGAAGATCGCGATGTCGAAGGTGGTGTTGACGAAGCGCACCCAGTCCGGGTCGCCCTGCTTCATGCCGGCGCCGTAGAGCATCGTGTTCCAGGACTTGCCGGCATCGGCATATTTGTCGGGATGGCGCTTGGCGAGCCACCAGACGGTGGAGAGATCGACCGCGGCCGCGTCCGCCCGCTTGGAATCCAGCGCCAGGATGACGTTGGCCTGGCTGTCGAGCTGCATCACCGTCGCCTGCGGCAGAACCTTCTTGACCGAGGCCTCGGCATCGACATTCTGCAGGATGGAGACACGGGCCGAGGAGCCGGCCTTGAGCAGCGCGTCGAAGCTCTTCTTGTCGCTGTCCGGGCGGGTCAGCAAGGCGATGCCCTCGACATAATAGGGGCGCGAGAACGCGATGAGCTGGGCGCGCGCCGGGGACA includes:
- a CDS encoding IclR family transcriptional regulator, which encodes MSKATTMPVKGSEAEAATPRRSRVSGIDRAVQILDHLQQEGRAQTAYEVARAIGAPLSTVYAIVEDLLDKNLLARSGDGGVWLGPRLYHYGLAYARDLQVINVATHEMHVLAREVGETVQICGRDGGMMVVEAMAEGPGHFVITSRVGTRVPLNWTASGRLLVAGLDEAERTALFRKSAKASPTGRAVTDTALLLDQSREALATGVWIQAGESDYAVACIAAPVLDEAGACPITVSIVLPEFRVTEEHANFVEAVKDAARRIEDKLGWRPGHLTAGRKYG
- a CDS encoding amidohydrolase/deacetylase family metallohydrolase yields the protein MKTATRQPQLIANVKPVAFGPAIPATATDILVGGDGRIAAIGAGLAAPADAGRIDGKGAFVSPGWIDLHVHVWHGGTDISLRPSDCGAERGVTTMVDAGSAGEANFHGFREYVIEPARERIKAFLNLGSIGLVACNRVPELRDIGDIDLDRIIECYEENSEHIVGLKVRASHVITGSWGVTPVKLGKKIAKILKLPMMVHVGEPPALYDEVLEILGPGDVVTHCFNGKAGSSILEDEDLFKLAERCASEGVRLDIGHGGASFSFKVAEAAIQRGLMPFSISTDLHNRCMNFPVWDLATTMSKLLSVGMPFDAIIQAVTHAPASVIKLDMTDRLTVGERADFTIFDLIDGDLEATDSNGDVSRLTRLFEPRHAVIGAEAIASSRYVPRPRRLVRHSHGLSWR
- a CDS encoding ABC transporter permease, with the translated sequence MLGYILQRLSGMIAVMLLVVTIVFVIVRVTPGDPAAVMLGPEATAQDVADLRTRLGLDRSILSQYVIYVGQLLRGDLGQSIFLNMPVTAALMDRAEPTFFLTLLSLAIASVIALPVGIYAAYRRGSFVDQAATTLAMLGASIPGFWLGLILMQVFAVRLGLLPVSGYGGPDTSLLERIRHLILPAVALGLVSSALIMRFTRASMLDVLGDDYIRTARAKGLGEQKVVLKHALKNALIPILTVLGLTAAVLISGAVVTETVFGLPGVGNLVVSAVLRRDYPVIQGALLVIAGLYVLINFAIDMLYLLVDPRVRY
- a CDS encoding aminotransferase class V-fold PLP-dependent enzyme, producing the protein MSASDIRPSLGLRPVINVSGTMTSLGASIVVPEAIAAMTAILPQFVEIDDLQRKASAVIARLCGSEAGFVTASCSAGITLAIAGAMTGDDLYAVEQLPDASNLQDEVVIMMGHMVGYGAPVDQAIRLAGATPVVVGQATSARAYQLAGAITERTAAALYVVSHHTVQYGLMPLDEFAAVCHEHGVPVIVDAASEYDLRGFLEAGADIVLYSSHKFLGGPTGGIVAGRKDLVRAAFIQNGGIGRGMKIGKESVLGTMAALEAWEKRDHAGIRAREQRALDLWLARFTERPGVTAVIEPDPTHNPLDRMKLSIDPEQAHITAWDLADALARGDQPVIVRDHEVEHGYFYLDPCNLHPGQEEIVAERIVSELETARRSNTIISSPLIERRNRRAASLAKWPD
- a CDS encoding RidA family protein; translated protein: MNAVLSTLPDTTPYQRLAKLGLALPELPRPIGNFATHVQEGGLIYLSGQGPTHEDGRLHTGKVGRDVSVAEAYEHARLTGLNLLAVLHEALGDLGRVRRVVKLLGMVNATPEFSDHPAVINGCSDLFVAVFGEAGKHARSAVGFGSLPRQITVEIEAIVAVS
- a CDS encoding amino acid ABC transporter ATP-binding protein produces the protein MAETDARASAATPVIAIEGLTKSFGANQVLKGVDLTVGKGEVVAIIGPSGSGKTTLLRCINFLEEYDGGSVRIDGTEVGYRDGEGARRRRNDRELAAIRVDAAMVFQQFNLFPHLTAAQNIMLGLMKSRGRSKAEARAIAEKWLARVGLAAKVDAMPSQMSGGQQQRVGIARAVAMEPKVLLLDEITSALDPELVGEVLAVVQELAAEGRTMILVTHEMAFARDVADRVVFTDQGRIVIDAPPAKVFGEQPHERLRSFLSRFAGFRPDSA
- a CDS encoding transporter substrate-binding domain-containing protein translates to MSDTDEGKRLLLKGGLVGGLALAAAASTAREAAAQSAPNSLLRTVLDRGKLIVGTGSTNAPWHFEDEKGQLVGMDITMGRILAKGLFDDASKVEFVRQDAAQRIPNINTGKVDIVIQFMTMSPARAQLIAFSRPYYVEGIALLTRPDSDKKSFDALLKAGSSARVSILQNVDAEASVKKVLPQATVMQLDSQANVILALDSKRADAAAVDLSTVWWLAKRHPDKYADAGKSWNTMLYGAGMKQGDPDWVRFVNTTFDIAIFGHQNELYDAAVKEYFGAEPPQRQPGLPRF
- a CDS encoding amino acid ABC transporter permease, whose translation is MANYHFNFAIVWRYAGKLFEGLLLSLELAAVSIAIGMAIGLVLALISLDGPKWARPLIAAYVEFVRNVPLLLLVYLVFYGIPSAIDLQYDAVTSFVATLSIYSGAYLVEVMRAGLEAVPRGLVEAGKSIGLTPMKVLWHVRLPTAMRIALPSLSNTYVSLFKDTSIASAIAVPELAYGMRWIETQTFRTVEVYLLATPIYLITSYAILLLLRLAERRYAIAR
- a CDS encoding ABC transporter substrate-binding protein, whose amino-acid sequence is MKRLLGCLLACSLLTAPSLATAQEAGGIATIATVGEPPTMDPMVSTADLVGTITQHVFETLYTFDKSWKVTPLLADALPTISADGKQYTIALRAGVKFHDGSDLTAEDAVASLKRWMKLASRGKQAAGFIESVEAAGPSSLKITLKQPYAPLMSLLAFNNSAAIIIPAKKQDEPMKDFIGTGPYMLKERKPDQYIQLVRFAGYKPREGAGDGYGGARKPLLDEVRFVPVPDANTRIEAAVSGQYSYVDSLPVESFDRLKGAASQPVVLKPFGYPVFVFNTAEGAAKNLAVRKAIRTALSMEDMLAAAFGTKEFYALDGNIYPPGYVWNTDAGVAGNYNLADADKAKAAAKAAGYKGEPIRILTSRQYEFHYKMAQVAAEYLKLAGFTVDLQVVDWATLTQRRTDKALWEIYITHSPFLPEPALIGSLSTSSPGWWDTPARKAAVDAFTSEADPAKRAALWANVQKTIYDEVPFIKIGDFNALSAKSTKLDGVVPAPWPYFWNVTLKK
- a CDS encoding amino acid ABC transporter permease; the protein is MATLIQTLPFLVDGLLTTLLVSACVIVLSLIVGLPLGCVLAFGPLWARAPIRLYADFVRGVPILVLLYFVYYGLPAIKVNLPSLLAAIVALTAFKSAQIIEITRGSFQSIPTGQTEAAKAIGLTLFDRFTHVLAPQAVRRFLPPFVNSVVDTVKGSSLVSLLGIVDLMLSLQQVIGRTHVALPLYLIGALMYFAINFPLSALSRRLEKRFV
- a CDS encoding ABC transporter permease is translated as MTDLAPDAPAPNRGRTFLRDLLKRRMVAIGLAILIVFVLLAALAPLLAPYAPGKLSIVNRLKPPSGVYWFGTDEFGRDIFSRMLYAGRLSLSVGAAVVVLSSLIGVTLGLIAGFFKRLDTPIARLIDAMMAFPDILLAIALVAALGPSLMTVIIALSIVYAPRLARIVRAATLVIRELPYVEAARAFGNSTARIMVRHVLPNIVSPITVQATFIFASAMLAEAGLSFLGLGVSPDIPTWGTMISSGRQYIGQADWMTYFPGLAIVLAVLSLQMVGDGLRDLLDPRLRKDL